In one Leptospiraceae bacterium genomic region, the following are encoded:
- a CDS encoding cysteine desulfurase, which translates to MSLDPYRLRTDFPILSTKMNGKPLVFLDSAASSQKPFQVIDALDRYYKEENANIHRGIYYLSQKATELYEKTRIKVADFINARCAKVIIFTRNATESINMVAQAWGRENIGRGDEIVLNELEHHSNLVPWHMLAKEKGAVLRFIPLKEDSSLDYSQLDEIINYRTKLVAISQMSNVTGTMHDIKTVVKKAHSVGAKVLLDGAQGVCHIPVNVQELDIDFYAFSAHKMLGPTGVGVLYGKENVLERMSPWMGGGDMILDVEKDRSTYADLPAKLEAGTPNIAGVIAFAEAIDYLEAVGLENIQKHEQKLTQYALEELYKFGGIELYGVEDLSKRGGVISFNMEGVHPHDVGSILDEQGIAIRVGHHCCQPFMKKCKISGTARLSFYLYNTLEDIDAFIHGLKTVKEIFGRVLRK; encoded by the coding sequence ATGAGTCTTGACCCTTACAGACTGAGAACCGATTTCCCTATTCTTTCTACCAAAATGAACGGAAAACCTCTGGTTTTTCTCGATAGTGCAGCCAGTTCCCAGAAACCTTTTCAGGTTATCGATGCCCTGGATCGGTATTACAAAGAGGAAAATGCGAATATTCACCGCGGAATTTATTATCTATCCCAAAAAGCGACCGAACTCTACGAAAAAACGAGGATTAAAGTTGCCGACTTCATAAATGCTCGCTGTGCAAAGGTTATTATTTTTACAAGAAATGCCACCGAAAGCATCAATATGGTAGCTCAGGCCTGGGGAAGGGAGAATATCGGTCGGGGCGATGAAATCGTTTTGAATGAACTCGAACACCATTCCAACCTCGTTCCCTGGCACATGCTGGCAAAAGAAAAAGGAGCCGTCTTACGGTTTATACCCTTAAAAGAAGATTCAAGTCTGGATTACAGTCAATTAGATGAAATTATCAACTATCGAACCAAACTGGTAGCTATATCTCAGATGTCCAATGTTACCGGAACCATGCATGACATTAAAACGGTCGTAAAAAAAGCTCATTCCGTTGGAGCCAAAGTCCTTTTAGACGGAGCCCAGGGAGTCTGTCACATACCGGTGAATGTTCAGGAATTGGATATAGATTTTTATGCTTTTTCTGCCCATAAGATGCTCGGTCCAACCGGTGTGGGAGTTCTTTACGGAAAAGAAAATGTGTTGGAAAGAATGTCCCCCTGGATGGGAGGGGGAGATATGATACTCGATGTAGAAAAAGACCGTTCTACCTATGCCGACCTTCCCGCTAAACTGGAAGCCGGAACGCCTAATATAGCCGGAGTTATTGCTTTTGCCGAGGCGATTGACTATCTTGAGGCGGTTGGACTTGAAAATATTCAAAAACATGAGCAAAAACTTACCCAATATGCCCTCGAAGAACTTTATAAGTTCGGAGGAATTGAATTATACGGAGTGGAAGATCTTTCTAAAAGAGGAGGGGTCATTTCCTTTAATATGGAAGGGGTTCATCCGCATGATGTGGGTAGTATTTTAGACGAACAGGGAATTGCCATTCGAGTGGGACATCATTGCTGTCAGCCTTTTATGAAGAAATGCAAAATATCCGGTACGGCCAGATTGAGTTTCTATCTGTACAATACCCTTGAAGATATAGATGCCTTTATTCATGGTTTAAAAACGGTGAAGGAGATCTTCGGCCGTGTCCTTAGAAAGTAA
- a CDS encoding iron-sulfur cluster assembly scaffold protein → MSLESKLYSDSLLDIYKNLVYRKAMESYTHFSSKKNQLCGDEITVYFTLLENRIIDASFQAEACMLCTVSGEILCRESIGKTFKELNEISKNLKAYFSNRLELDLELSRFRALLTARPYLNRHRCVFLAWETIEEVFHT, encoded by the coding sequence GTGTCCTTAGAAAGTAAGCTTTATTCTGATTCTTTATTAGATATTTATAAGAATCTGGTATATAGAAAAGCAATGGAAAGCTATACTCACTTCAGCTCGAAAAAGAATCAGCTTTGTGGTGATGAAATAACCGTTTATTTTACACTTCTCGAAAATAGAATAATCGATGCCTCATTTCAGGCAGAGGCCTGTATGCTCTGCACGGTTTCCGGAGAGATTCTTTGCCGGGAATCTATTGGAAAAACTTTTAAGGAACTAAACGAGATAAGTAAAAATTTGAAAGCTTATTTTTCAAACAGGCTGGAACTCGACCTGGAGCTCTCCCGGTTTCGGGCCCTGCTTACGGCCAGGCCTTATTTGAATCGGCATCGTTGTGTTTTTTTGGCCTGGGAAACTATAGAAGAAGTATTTCATACGTAG